The genome window GGCGGTTGCTGAGCACCAGCACCGCTACCACCACCAGCGCGAGGTGCAGCAACAGAAACACCACCGTTTTCACCCAATTGCTGACAATCGTGTTTTCCGGCTGCATCTGGTTGCTCATGCCCAAGCCGGAAGTAGCTAGGCGCAACACCTGGTAGGCCACTAGTTCAAAGAGCACGAACAGCCCGGCTCCTGCCAACACGGCCAGCGGCCCGGATTTCTGCGACACGTCAGCCATGAGGCGGTAAAATGGTGAGATGGAGGGTGATTGGGTGATGAAGTGAGGTGGTAATCGAGCGTACTTTTTGACTACCTGATTTTACCGCTTCCTAATTTCACTAACTCGCCTGTTCACTTCTTGCCCAACACCTCGGCGGTGCGGGTACGAATGTAGAGCTCCTCGACCTTGGCGCGGGCCCAGGGCGTACGGCGCAGGAAGGTGAGGCTGGACTTGATGCTGGGATTTACGGCGAAGCAGTTGATCCGAATCCGGTTATCCAGCTCGGGCCAGCCGTACGCGGCCACCAGGTACTCCAGAATCTGGGCCAGCGTGACGCCGTGCAGCTCACGAATAAGGTGGCCGGACTCGTCGCGGGCATCGGGGAGGTTGGGCAAATCGGGCATGGCAAAAGGCAACGTGTAAGTACAAAAGTGCGAAAAAGCGGGCGTCTTTCGGGTGGTTTCGCCCGGTTAAGGCACCACATCGTCCTTCCCCAACGTTACCTTTGGCAACTTGCCCTGGTTCTATGACTGCTTCCCGCCGTTCTCGTTCTGGCTTTCGCCTGGTATGGCGCCGGGTGCTGCCGCTGGCTTTTTTGGCCTTGCTGGTTGGGAGCCTCGTGTTTTACTGGCGGCACCAGCGCCAGCTCAACCGCTACGTCCGGCGCGTGTACGCCTCCTTTATCAGCCCCCACCTAACGGGCCGCGAACGTACCCCGCTGCTGGCCGGCTACTCCGTGCACGGCATCGACGTGTCGGCCTACCAAGGCCGCATCGACTGGGGCCAAGTGGCCGGGCACAAGGTGCGGTTTGCCTTTATTAAGGCCACGGAGGGCGTTACTCTGCACGACGCGCGCTTCAAGCGAAACTGGCAGGGTGCCCAGGCGGCGGGCATTTACCGCGGGGCCTACCATTATTTCCAGCCTAACTACGACGCCACCCGCCAGGCCAGCCTGTTTACGCGTACCGTGCCCCTGGCTCCCGGCGACTTACCCCCGGTGCTAGACGTGGAACACGCCGAGTTTCACGACGTGGCCCAGATGCGGCGGGGCGTGGCTACCTGGCTGCGGCTGGTGGAGCGCCACTACGGGGTGCGGCCCATTCTGTACTCCAACTACAGTTTTTACAAGCGTCACCTGGCTGGGCACTTCGATAAGTACCCGCTTTGGCTAGCGCACTATGAGGTAGAAAGCCCCGTGCTACCCCGCGAAAAGTGGATTATCTGGCAGCATTCCGACGAGGCTTACGTGCCCGGCATTCGGGGTACCGTCGACTTTAACGTATTTCAGGGCAACTTTCAGCGCCTGTTGGCCCTGCGCATTCCGCCCCGCGGCCGTAGCGCCAGGGCCAACTAATCTGCCATTTTATGGGTTTTGCTTTGTTTTCTTACCTCCGCTCTGGGTTCCTGCTTTTGACTTTGGCATTGGTTACGGCCTGCGCCGGGGGCGCGAATACCTTTACCCAATCTGGCAAGGCCTCATACTATGCTGATAAGTTTGAAGGCCGCAAAACGGCCAGCGGTACCGTGTACCGGGGCGGCAAACGCACGGCGGCGCACAACACGTTGCCTTTTGGCACCATTGTGCGCGTCACTAATCCGCGCAACCACCGCTCCGTAAAAGTGAAAGTTACTGACCGGGGGCCCCACGCCAAAGGCCGCGTCATTGACCTCTCGCGCAAGGCGGCCCGCAAGATTGGTATCGTGGATGCCGGCGTAGCGCCAGTAGAGTTAAAAGTTGTCCGGAAAGCCAAATAATCCCGCGCCGCTCGTCGGTGCCTCGCTTAGCCCATGCGTATTCGTAAGAAAGTTCAGTGGACCATTCCGGCCGAGGCCAACCGCTTCGTTCAGCTCGGTGCCTTTGTAAAGGCGGCCGAAGCCCAGGGCTGGTCGGAAACCGAAATTCAGTTTGTAATGGACGAGGTAGTGGAAGCCCGCGACGAGGCCGAGGTGGTCCTCATTTTCCAGGACTACACCCAAA of Hymenobacter sublimis contains these proteins:
- a CDS encoding VF530 family protein, which produces MPDLPNLPDARDESGHLIRELHGVTLAQILEYLVAAYGWPELDNRIRINCFAVNPSIKSSLTFLRRTPWARAKVEELYIRTRTAEVLGKK
- a CDS encoding glycoside hydrolase family 25 protein, with product MTASRRSRSGFRLVWRRVLPLAFLALLVGSLVFYWRHQRQLNRYVRRVYASFISPHLTGRERTPLLAGYSVHGIDVSAYQGRIDWGQVAGHKVRFAFIKATEGVTLHDARFKRNWQGAQAAGIYRGAYHYFQPNYDATRQASLFTRTVPLAPGDLPPVLDVEHAEFHDVAQMRRGVATWLRLVERHYGVRPILYSNYSFYKRHLAGHFDKYPLWLAHYEVESPVLPREKWIIWQHSDEAYVPGIRGTVDFNVFQGNFQRLLALRIPPRGRSARAN
- a CDS encoding septal ring lytic transglycosylase RlpA family protein — translated: MTLALVTACAGGANTFTQSGKASYYADKFEGRKTASGTVYRGGKRTAAHNTLPFGTIVRVTNPRNHRSVKVKVTDRGPHAKGRVIDLSRKAARKIGIVDAGVAPVELKVVRKAK